In a genomic window of Streptomyces sp. SJL17-4:
- a CDS encoding DUF1877 family protein, which translates to MSVVLRLFRIHPREMEAAGTERVLADVPLKSDEERFAAAQDAGVLLDLSQEWEVVHAAFTGGSPDTHAAGYQPVLGGAFLGRTETEVLVVLRPDDVRRVSDHLATVDPERRVNDSLDAMESAFGDEIGEKFARYLATVLRDVASFYAVAASNGDVVVKIAYS; encoded by the coding sequence ATGAGCGTTGTCCTGAGGCTTTTCCGAATCCATCCCAGGGAAATGGAGGCCGCCGGCACCGAGAGGGTTCTGGCAGACGTACCCCTGAAGTCAGACGAGGAGCGGTTCGCCGCAGCGCAGGACGCCGGGGTTCTCCTCGACCTCTCCCAAGAGTGGGAAGTGGTGCATGCGGCATTCACGGGAGGGTCGCCGGACACCCATGCGGCCGGATACCAGCCCGTCCTCGGAGGCGCGTTCCTGGGGCGTACCGAGACAGAGGTCCTGGTCGTTCTGCGGCCCGACGACGTACGCAGGGTGTCGGACCACCTCGCCACTGTCGATCCGGAGCGCCGGGTGAACGACAGTCTCGACGCGATGGAGTCCGCGTTCGGAGACGAGATCGGGGAGAAGTTCGCGCGCTATCTCGCGACAGTCCTCCGTGACGTCGCGTCTTTCTACGCGGTAGCCGCGTCGAACGGCGACGTCGTGGTGAAGATCGCGTATTCCTGA
- a CDS encoding acetylxylan esterase → MPLTDLSLDDCLTYRPDLPAPADFDDFWTRTLAAPATVAPDLRRVDNGLTLIDTYDVTIAGFDGQQVRGWLRVPTGATGPLGCVVEFLGYGRGRGLPHENLLYPAAGYAHFLMDTRGQGWSAAPGDTADPAAGPGGTVPGFLTRGLHAPEAHYYRRLFTDAVRWTEAARALPMVAPERIVVTGFSQGGGIALAVAGLVPGLAGVMPDVPFLCHIRRGAEIAPEPPYTEIAQYLALHRDRVEQTFTTLSYFDAVHFAARADAPALFSIALMDPICPPSTSFTAYHRYAADKAVEVYPFNGHEGGGRVHERTQLAFVRDRIGGLA, encoded by the coding sequence GTGCCGCTCACCGACCTGTCCCTGGACGACTGCCTGACGTACCGGCCCGACCTACCCGCCCCGGCGGACTTCGACGACTTCTGGACCCGTACGCTCGCCGCGCCCGCGACCGTGGCTCCGGACCTTCGCCGGGTCGACAACGGCCTGACGCTGATCGACACGTACGACGTGACGATCGCCGGTTTCGACGGCCAGCAGGTGCGCGGCTGGCTGCGCGTTCCGACCGGCGCGACCGGGCCGCTGGGGTGCGTCGTCGAGTTCCTCGGATACGGACGCGGTCGCGGCCTGCCCCACGAGAACCTGCTGTACCCGGCGGCCGGATACGCCCACTTCCTCATGGACACCCGGGGCCAGGGCTGGTCCGCGGCCCCCGGAGACACCGCCGACCCCGCCGCCGGCCCCGGCGGCACCGTCCCCGGCTTCCTCACCCGCGGCCTCCACGCCCCCGAAGCGCACTACTACCGGCGGCTGTTCACCGACGCCGTGCGTTGGACCGAGGCGGCTCGCGCACTGCCGATGGTCGCCCCGGAGCGGATCGTCGTCACCGGATTCAGCCAGGGCGGCGGCATCGCGCTCGCCGTCGCCGGGCTCGTCCCCGGCCTGGCCGGAGTGATGCCGGACGTGCCGTTCCTCTGCCACATCCGGCGCGGCGCCGAGATCGCCCCGGAGCCGCCGTACACGGAGATCGCCCAGTACCTCGCCCTCCACCGCGACCGGGTCGAGCAGACCTTCACCACCCTGTCGTACTTCGACGCCGTGCACTTCGCGGCCCGCGCGGACGCGCCCGCGCTCTTCTCGATCGCCCTGATGGACCCGATCTGCCCGCCCTCCACCTCCTTCACGGCCTACCACCGGTACGCCGCGGACAAGGCGGTCGAGGTGTACCCCTTCAACGGCCACGAGGGCGGCGGCCGGGTGCACGAACGGACCCAGCTCGCCTTCGTGCGCGACCGCATCGGTGGGCTTGCCTGA
- a CDS encoding ABC transporter ATP-binding protein, whose amino-acid sequence MIRLENIHVRHKARGGGLFRHDSVHALTDASLEVAQGEIVGLVGESGCGKSTLARVLTGLQKPTEGTVHFRGEDLWRMPAARRRKEFGSSVGVVFQDASTALNPRMSVGRILRDPLDVHKRGTEQQREERVEELLDLVGLPGHTLRALPGQLSGGQRQRVAIARALALEPDVIVADEPTSALDVSVRAQVLNLLVDLRARLGLGMVFISHDIQTVRHLSDRLAVLYLGRIVEEGPARAVSAAPAHPYTEALFSATPSLLEHTERIILTGPVPSAVNPPSGCPFRTRCWKADDDCATGFPAAGSTADGHSWHCVHPLTGGAPSSSLPRSTSPAHIARSTS is encoded by the coding sequence ATGATCCGCCTGGAGAACATCCACGTCCGGCACAAGGCCCGCGGCGGCGGACTGTTCCGCCACGACTCGGTCCACGCCCTGACCGATGCCTCATTGGAGGTCGCCCAGGGCGAGATCGTCGGCCTGGTCGGCGAGTCCGGCTGCGGCAAGTCGACCCTCGCGCGCGTGCTCACCGGCCTCCAGAAGCCCACCGAAGGCACGGTGCACTTCCGTGGCGAGGACCTGTGGCGGATGCCCGCCGCCCGCCGTCGCAAGGAGTTCGGTTCCTCGGTCGGCGTGGTCTTCCAGGATGCCTCGACCGCGCTCAACCCCCGCATGTCCGTGGGCCGCATCCTCCGCGACCCGCTCGACGTCCACAAGCGCGGCACCGAGCAGCAGCGCGAGGAGCGCGTCGAGGAACTCCTCGACCTCGTCGGCCTCCCCGGACACACCCTGCGCGCCCTCCCCGGGCAGCTGTCCGGCGGTCAACGCCAGCGCGTCGCGATCGCGCGGGCGCTCGCCCTGGAGCCCGACGTCATCGTGGCCGACGAGCCGACCTCCGCCCTCGACGTCTCCGTCCGCGCCCAGGTCCTCAACCTGCTCGTCGACCTGCGCGCCCGGCTCGGCCTCGGCATGGTGTTCATCTCGCACGACATCCAGACCGTGCGCCACCTCTCCGACCGCCTCGCCGTCCTGTACCTGGGGCGCATCGTCGAGGAGGGCCCGGCCCGCGCGGTGTCGGCCGCCCCCGCTCACCCGTACACCGAGGCCCTGTTCTCCGCGACACCGAGCCTGCTGGAGCACACCGAGCGGATCATCCTGACCGGCCCGGTGCCCTCGGCGGTCAACCCGCCCAGCGGCTGCCCGTTCCGTACCCGTTGCTGGAAGGCGGACGACGACTGCGCGACCGGCTTCCCGGCCGCGGGAAGCACGGCGGACGGCCACAGCTGGCACTGCGTCCACCCCTTGACGGGCGGCGCCCCCTCTTCTTCCCTCCCCCGTTCCACATCCCCCGCACACATCGCCAGGAGCACGTCGTGA
- a CDS encoding ABC transporter substrate-binding protein, with the protein MSQRTPARFPRRSFLRYAGAIGTAAVLTGTLAACGGPASTGSATGSGGNSSTIEAGISYALSTGFDPMTASGATPVAANTHVFEGLADLDPATLVARPALATALPTQVDATTYRATLRAGATFHDGSPVTAEDVVFSFERILDPKNASLMAQFLPFLDKVKAVDAKTVEFKLKYAFDLFPSRVTVAKIVPKKLVLADPKGFDAKPVGSGPYRLVSATKEDKIVFEAYDKYNGRNKAKAKTMTWRLMSDPAARVSALESGRVQAIEDVPYIDAKRLSEKVTVDSVQSFGQLFMMFNTRQKPFDDKRVRQALHYALDVDKIINTAMMGNGTAAQGYLQTTHPDFHKASTVYTYDPVKAKKLLAEAGVNNLSIELLTTDTGWVKDIAPLIKESLDAVGVKTTLDIGQASAQYAKVDEGQFQVLVAPGDPSVFGNDPDLLMRWFYDGTWPTKRFRWDGSAPDKQVRGLLDQAARSSDEAERKRLWGQVTDIIADEAPIYPILHRKLPTAWNDKALPGFSALPTTGMSFLNVGRS; encoded by the coding sequence GTGTCGCAGCGGACGCCCGCAAGATTCCCTCGCCGCAGTTTCCTGCGCTACGCCGGCGCCATCGGCACGGCGGCCGTTCTGACCGGCACCCTCGCCGCGTGCGGCGGTCCCGCCTCCACGGGTTCCGCGACCGGATCGGGCGGCAACAGCAGCACGATCGAGGCCGGCATCTCGTACGCGCTGTCCACGGGATTCGACCCGATGACGGCGTCCGGTGCCACCCCCGTCGCCGCGAACACGCATGTCTTCGAAGGCCTCGCCGACCTCGACCCGGCCACCCTGGTCGCGCGCCCCGCGCTGGCCACCGCCCTGCCGACGCAGGTCGACGCGACCACCTACCGGGCGACCCTGCGCGCCGGCGCCACCTTCCACGACGGCTCCCCGGTGACCGCCGAGGACGTGGTCTTCAGCTTCGAGCGCATCCTCGACCCGAAGAACGCCTCACTCATGGCGCAGTTCCTGCCGTTCCTCGACAAGGTGAAGGCGGTCGACGCCAAGACGGTCGAGTTCAAGCTCAAGTACGCCTTCGACCTGTTCCCCTCCCGGGTCACCGTCGCCAAGATCGTCCCGAAGAAGCTGGTGCTGGCCGACCCCAAGGGCTTCGACGCCAAGCCGGTCGGCTCCGGTCCGTACCGCCTGGTCTCCGCCACCAAGGAAGACAAGATCGTCTTCGAGGCGTACGACAAGTACAACGGCCGCAACAAGGCCAAGGCCAAGACCATGACCTGGCGGCTCATGTCGGACCCTGCCGCCCGGGTGAGCGCCCTGGAGTCCGGCCGCGTCCAGGCCATCGAGGACGTGCCCTACATCGATGCCAAGCGCCTGTCCGAGAAGGTCACCGTCGACTCGGTGCAGTCCTTCGGCCAGCTCTTCATGATGTTCAACACCCGGCAGAAGCCCTTCGACGACAAGCGCGTCCGCCAGGCCCTGCACTACGCGCTCGACGTCGACAAGATCATCAACACCGCGATGATGGGCAACGGCACCGCCGCGCAGGGCTACCTCCAGACGACCCACCCCGACTTCCACAAGGCCTCCACGGTCTACACCTACGACCCGGTCAAGGCGAAGAAGCTCCTCGCCGAGGCCGGCGTGAACAACCTCTCGATCGAACTGCTCACCACCGACACCGGCTGGGTCAAGGACATCGCCCCGCTGATCAAGGAGAGCCTCGACGCGGTCGGTGTGAAGACGACGCTCGACATCGGCCAGGCATCCGCCCAGTACGCGAAGGTCGACGAGGGGCAGTTCCAGGTCCTCGTCGCGCCGGGTGACCCCTCGGTCTTCGGCAACGACCCCGACCTGCTGATGCGCTGGTTCTACGACGGCACCTGGCCGACCAAGCGGTTCCGCTGGGACGGCAGCGCCCCGGACAAGCAGGTCCGCGGGCTCCTCGACCAGGCCGCCCGCAGCTCCGACGAAGCCGAACGCAAGCGGCTGTGGGGACAGGTCACCGACATCATCGCCGACGAGGCCCCGATCTACCCGATCCTGCACCGCAAGCTGCCCACCGCCTGGAACGACAAGGCGCTGCCCGGGTTCAGCGCGCTGCCCACCACCGGCATGTCGTTCCTGAACGTCGGCCGTTCCTGA
- a CDS encoding FadR/GntR family transcriptional regulator produces MSEVRQGRTTLRKEVTEEIKRYILEKRMRPGDPLPTEAELCIALGASRSSVREAVKTLAALDIVEVRHGHGTYVGRLSLSALVESMTFRGMLSPDDDFQVYADLVDVRELFERGNAERIVRALSPRHLDTLDGLVAEMDRQGAGGGDGFVASDRAFHALLVEPLGNELISQLTLAFWDVYSIVSPHLNLMTIEDEKVTVDVHRRIVEAARAGDPAAFVAAVADHYAPVRRRLAEARSKAPDAGS; encoded by the coding sequence ATTTCGGAAGTGCGTCAGGGGCGCACGACGCTCCGCAAAGAGGTCACGGAGGAAATCAAGCGCTACATCCTCGAGAAGCGCATGCGCCCGGGGGATCCTCTGCCCACCGAGGCGGAGCTGTGCATCGCGCTGGGCGCGAGCCGTTCCAGCGTCCGTGAGGCAGTGAAGACCCTGGCCGCCCTGGACATCGTCGAGGTGCGTCACGGCCACGGCACGTATGTGGGCCGACTGAGCCTTTCGGCGCTCGTCGAATCCATGACCTTCCGCGGCATGCTGAGCCCGGACGACGACTTCCAGGTGTACGCCGACCTCGTCGACGTCAGAGAGCTCTTCGAGCGGGGCAACGCCGAGCGGATCGTCCGCGCGCTGAGCCCGCGGCACCTCGACACGCTCGACGGCCTGGTCGCCGAGATGGACCGGCAGGGAGCGGGCGGCGGCGACGGCTTCGTGGCCTCGGACCGCGCCTTCCACGCGCTGCTGGTCGAGCCCCTCGGCAACGAGCTGATCAGCCAACTGACGCTCGCGTTCTGGGACGTCTACTCGATCGTCTCGCCGCACCTCAACCTCATGACCATCGAGGACGAGAAGGTGACGGTGGACGTGCACCGCCGGATCGTCGAGGCGGCACGGGCCGGCGACCCGGCCGCGTTCGTCGCCGCCGTCGCCGACCACTACGCGCCGGTGCGGCGGCGGCTCGCCGAGGCCCGAAGCAAGGCGCCCGACGCCGGGTCCTGA
- a CDS encoding dipeptide/oligopeptide/nickel ABC transporter permease/ATP-binding protein, whose product MFTGRLAQRLSRPGIRFRALPVTSRIAVGILLLVLAAAVLAPLFAADPLATGAPVQGPGAEHWFGTDRVGRDVFSRVVYGARYSLLIGLGATALAVVGGALLGALAATSRKLGDESVMRTLDVVMSFPPIALAAVLVAVFGPSVPVIIGTIAFVYVPSLARVVRANVLSQYGEDYVAAEQVIGARRGHIVLRHVAVNCAAPVMVFATVLVAEAITFEASLSFIGAGVQDPDPSWGNVLAYGRQILLSGGWWATFFPGVVLLITVLALNILSEGLTDASAAPKTARTEDGNTKREAGRPAAEPGAREEIDAALARLAEVVRTTPPTARPVAGDADELLVVKDLAIRFPDRYGDVKVVDGISFTVREGETLGLVGESGCGKSISSLAVMGLLARNAEVSGSIEYRGRNLLTMDRKERQALAGPEIAMVYQDAMSSLNPSILVGKQLSQLTSRGGTRTPAELLELVGLDPKRTLRSYPHELSGGQRQRVLIAMALSRSPRLLIADEPTTALDVTVQAQVVELLVRLRDELGFAMVLVSHDLALVGDLSHRVAVMYAGQLAEVGDTRSVLQAPSHHYSRGLLGSVVSLEGGADRLHQIHGVVPAPKRFGAGCRFASRCDAVTELCRTTPPEPTASAGRTHEYACHHPAAIADLQKEAVR is encoded by the coding sequence ATGTTCACCGGTCGCCTCGCCCAGAGGCTCTCCCGTCCCGGCATCCGCTTCCGAGCACTGCCGGTCACCTCCCGCATCGCCGTCGGCATCCTGCTGCTCGTCCTCGCGGCCGCCGTCCTCGCGCCGCTGTTCGCCGCCGACCCGCTGGCCACCGGCGCGCCGGTCCAGGGGCCCGGCGCGGAGCACTGGTTCGGCACCGACCGCGTCGGGCGCGACGTCTTCTCCCGGGTCGTGTACGGCGCCCGCTACTCGCTCCTCATCGGCCTCGGCGCCACCGCCCTCGCGGTCGTCGGCGGAGCGCTCCTCGGCGCACTGGCCGCCACCTCCCGCAAGCTCGGCGACGAGTCCGTGATGCGCACCCTCGACGTCGTCATGTCCTTCCCCCCGATCGCGCTGGCCGCCGTCCTCGTGGCCGTCTTCGGTCCCAGCGTCCCCGTCATCATCGGCACCATCGCCTTCGTCTACGTGCCGTCCCTGGCCCGGGTCGTCCGCGCCAACGTCCTCTCCCAGTACGGCGAGGACTACGTGGCCGCAGAGCAGGTCATCGGTGCCCGCCGCGGCCACATCGTGCTGAGGCACGTCGCCGTCAACTGCGCCGCACCCGTGATGGTCTTCGCCACCGTCCTGGTCGCCGAGGCGATCACCTTCGAGGCGAGCCTGTCCTTCATCGGCGCCGGCGTGCAGGACCCCGACCCCAGCTGGGGCAACGTCCTGGCGTACGGACGCCAGATCCTGCTCTCCGGCGGCTGGTGGGCCACCTTCTTCCCCGGCGTGGTCCTGCTGATCACCGTCCTCGCGCTGAACATCCTCTCCGAGGGACTCACCGACGCCTCCGCCGCCCCGAAGACGGCCCGCACGGAGGACGGGAACACCAAGCGAGAGGCCGGCCGCCCGGCGGCGGAGCCCGGGGCGCGCGAGGAGATCGACGCCGCGCTCGCCCGGCTCGCCGAGGTCGTCCGCACCACTCCGCCGACCGCCCGGCCCGTGGCCGGCGACGCCGACGAGCTGCTCGTCGTCAAGGACCTCGCCATCCGCTTCCCGGACCGGTACGGCGACGTGAAGGTCGTCGACGGCATCTCCTTCACCGTCCGCGAGGGCGAGACCCTCGGTCTCGTCGGCGAGTCCGGCTGCGGCAAGTCCATCTCCAGCCTCGCCGTCATGGGTCTGCTGGCCCGCAACGCCGAGGTCTCCGGCAGCATCGAGTACCGCGGCCGGAACCTGCTCACCATGGACCGCAAGGAGCGGCAGGCGCTCGCCGGGCCCGAGATCGCGATGGTCTACCAGGACGCCATGTCGTCCCTCAACCCGTCGATCCTCGTGGGCAAGCAGCTGAGCCAGCTCACCTCGCGCGGCGGCACCCGCACCCCGGCCGAGCTCCTGGAGCTCGTCGGCCTCGACCCGAAGCGCACGCTCCGCAGCTACCCGCACGAACTGTCCGGCGGCCAGCGCCAGCGCGTCCTCATCGCCATGGCGCTCTCCCGCAGCCCCCGGCTGCTCATCGCCGACGAGCCGACCACGGCCCTGGACGTCACCGTCCAGGCGCAGGTGGTGGAACTCCTCGTCCGGCTCCGCGACGAACTCGGCTTCGCCATGGTCCTGGTCTCCCACGACCTCGCGCTCGTCGGTGACCTCTCCCACCGGGTCGCGGTCATGTACGCCGGTCAGCTCGCCGAGGTGGGCGACACCCGGTCGGTCCTCCAGGCTCCCTCGCACCACTACAGCCGAGGTCTGCTCGGCTCGGTCGTCTCCCTGGAGGGGGGCGCGGACCGGCTCCACCAGATCCACGGCGTGGTCCCCGCCCCGAAGCGGTTCGGCGCCGGCTGCCGGTTCGCCTCGCGCTGTGACGCGGTCACGGAGCTGTGCCGTACGACGCCGCCGGAACCGACCGCGTCCGCCGGCCGGACCCACGAGTACGCCTGCCATCACCCGGCGGCGATCGCCGACCTTCAGAAGGAGGCGGTCCGATGA
- a CDS encoding ABC transporter permease encodes MVVFLRLALRRIAIMPVMILGITLLVFVVLQFSPADPAFNALGDGATPEARAAFAEEHGLNDPLPLRYMDFLGQLLQGDLGVTMPPSQPVADRIAIALPVTMQLTALGLVLAIVLAVAMGVTGAVQRDRWPDQVTRVLSMAGIAIPSFWLGVVLIQQFALNTPVFPTGGYVNPAESFSGWLQAMALPAISLAIPVAASLARLIRTSMVAELDRDYVRTATGNGLPRALVIRGVLRNALVTPLTVLGIKVGYLLSGAVVIETIFDLPGMGKLILEGVTGGDTALVQGTVLTIALAFLVVNVIVDLLYLLVNPRIRTV; translated from the coding sequence ATGGTTGTCTTCCTCCGGCTCGCATTGCGCCGCATCGCGATCATGCCGGTGATGATCCTCGGCATCACCCTGCTGGTCTTCGTGGTGCTGCAGTTCTCCCCCGCCGACCCCGCGTTCAACGCGCTCGGCGACGGCGCCACCCCCGAGGCCCGCGCCGCGTTCGCCGAGGAGCACGGGCTCAACGACCCACTGCCCCTGCGATACATGGACTTCCTCGGACAGCTGCTGCAGGGCGACCTCGGTGTCACCATGCCGCCGAGTCAGCCGGTCGCCGACCGGATCGCGATCGCGCTGCCCGTCACCATGCAGCTCACCGCCCTCGGCCTCGTCCTCGCGATCGTCCTCGCCGTCGCCATGGGCGTCACCGGCGCCGTGCAGCGCGACCGCTGGCCCGACCAGGTCACCCGGGTGCTGTCGATGGCCGGTATCGCGATCCCCTCGTTCTGGCTCGGGGTCGTCCTCATCCAGCAGTTCGCCCTGAACACCCCCGTCTTCCCGACGGGCGGCTACGTCAATCCGGCCGAATCCTTCTCCGGATGGCTGCAGGCCATGGCCCTGCCCGCGATCTCCCTGGCCATCCCCGTCGCCGCGTCGCTCGCCCGACTCATCCGGACCTCGATGGTCGCCGAGCTCGACCGCGACTACGTCCGCACCGCGACCGGCAACGGCCTTCCCCGGGCCCTGGTGATCCGCGGGGTCCTGCGCAACGCCCTGGTCACCCCGCTGACGGTGCTCGGCATCAAGGTCGGCTACCTGCTCAGCGGCGCCGTCGTCATCGAGACGATCTTCGACCTGCCCGGTATGGGCAAGCTCATCCTCGAAGGAGTCACCGGAGGCGACACGGCCCTCGTCCAGGGCACCGTGCTCACCATCGCCCTCGCGTTCCTGGTCGTCAACGTCATCGTCGACCTCCTGTACCTGCTGGTCAACCCCCGTATCAGGACGGTGTGA